Proteins encoded within one genomic window of Clupea harengus chromosome 10, Ch_v2.0.2, whole genome shotgun sequence:
- the LOC122133233 gene encoding fibronectin type III domain-containing protein 7-like, which produces MCVFAAPCAPTGLSAQGACEQDGVMVSWDPSHVASFYSLTAIGGNGDVRTCNSSTNNCTLSDLNCGQPYTVIVTACDGNCTSPPNDPFTFQSVPCEPENVTVEVQCETSSVVLSWNASEGAVGYVGCAETDQGDMLYCNTMDTSCSIQGLGCGSTYNFSVQATDGVCNSSFSPPEQRGAVPCPPANVQVRVRHVAGMELAMVSWSVADCPDVEYMVLLSGLILGDPLAGIEVTSYWTDHTFFEFPLPCGTSYNIRVLAQDSAGISDLSEAISGTTAPCAPENFQAVGNDLFANLTWEAAVFASEYTVNQVTAGERVQVCKTTSLTCDGIEVLLSDLELTASNAVGESLPTRLSGSAMGRRRRDLRESHMMAGLLEIGEFTSLVSFHRSKGNRNVLTTPKLKVTSVTGVTLNLEWSPVRGASYYTLIVREDTSSRPPREVLTIYDEVATVTDLKTATRYCVVLSAKNSISQSAYSQPVCVTTGVPM; this is translated from the exons atgtgtgtgtttgcagcccCTTGTGCCCCAACTGGGCTGTCCGCCCAGGGAGCGTGTGAGCAGGATGGGGTGATGGTGTCATGGGACCCCTCCCATGTCGCAAGCTTCTATTCGCTGACGGCTATAGGCGGAAACGGCGATGTGCGCACGTGCAATTCCAGCACTAACAACTGCACCCTGTCTGACCTGAACTGTGGTCAGCCTTACACAGTCATCGTCACCGCTTGTGACGGAAACTGCACTAGCCCCCCCAATGACCCCTTCACCTTCCAGTCAG TGCCTTGTGAGCCAGAAAATGTTACCGTGGAAGTGCAGTGTGAGACGAGCTCAGTTGTGCTGTCCTGGAATGCCAGCGAAGGAGCAGTGGGGTATGTGGGCTGTGCAGAGACAGACCAGGGGGATATGTTGTACTGCAACACCATGGATACCTCCTGCTCCATCCAGGGTCTGGGCTGTGGCTCCACCTACAACTTCAGCGTCCAGGCGACAGACGGAGTGTGCAACAGTTCCTTCAGCCCTCCAGAGCAGCGGGGAGCAG TGCCCTGCCCCCCTGCTAATGTCCAGGTGAGAGTGCGTCATGTGGCTGGCATGGAGCTTGCCATGGTGTCCTGGAGCGTGGCGGACTGCCCAGATGTGGAGTATATGGTGCTGCTCAGCGGCCTTATCCTGGGTGACCCACTGGCAGGCATAGAAGTGACTTCCTACTGGACGGATCACACCTTCTTTGAGTTCCCCCTTCCTTGTGGAACGAGCTACAACATCCGAGTCCTTGCCCAGGACTCTGCTGGAATCAGTGATCTTTCAGAAGCCATCAGTGGAACTACAG CTCCATGTGCTCCTGAGAATTTCCAAGCCGTTGGTAATGACTTATTTGCGAATCTGACCTGGGAGGCAGCTGTGTTTGCCAGCGAGTACACCGTCAACCAGGTGACCGCTGGCGAGCGCGTGCAGGTGTGCAAAACGACCTCTCTCACCTGTGACGGGATTGAAGTGCTGTTAAGTGACCTGGAGCTCACTGCCAGCAACGCCGTAGGAGAGAGTCTTCCCACCAGACTCAGTG GATCTGCCATGGGTCGCCGTAGAAGAGATCTGAGAGAATCACACATGATGGCCGGCCTGTTGGAGATTGGTGAGTTCACGTCATTGGTCAGTTTTCATAGGTCAAAGGGCAATAGGA ATGTGTTGACCACACCCAAGCTGAAGGTTACCTCAGTAACAGGCGTGACCCTAAACCTAGAGTGGTCTCCTGTGAGGGGGGCGTCGTACTACACCCTCATCGTGAGGGAGGACACGTCCTCCCGACCCCCGCGTGAGGTGCTGACCATCTATGACGAGGTTGCCACGGTGACCGACCTCAAGACTGCCACTCGCTACTGCGTTGTCCTTTCAGCCAAAAACTCCATCAGCCAGAGTGCCTACTCCCAGCCTGTGTGCGTCACTACCGGTGTGCCCATGTGA